In one window of Corynebacterium mycetoides DNA:
- a CDS encoding 1,4-dihydroxy-2-naphthoyl-CoA synthase, producing MSYSTEQPFDPAQWDTVDGFDFTDITYHRHNGGGRANGIVRIAFDRPEVRNAFRPHTVDELYRALDHARRDPSVGTVLLTGNGPSAKDGGWAFCSGGDQRIRGRSGYQYATDSGEVDTARVKAEGGRLHILEVQRLIRTMPKVVIAVVNGWAAGGGHSLHVVCDLTIASRQEARFKQTDADVGSFDAGYGSAYLAKMVGQKFAREIFFLGRTYSAEEMQRMGAVNIVAGHGRLEEEAIAVAREINGKSPTAQRMLKFAFNLADDGLMGQQVFAGEATRLAYMTDEAVEGRDSFLGKRAPNWDDFPYYY from the coding sequence ATGAGTTACTCCACCGAGCAGCCCTTCGACCCCGCCCAATGGGACACCGTCGACGGCTTCGACTTCACCGACATCACCTACCACCGCCACAACGGAGGCGGGCGCGCCAACGGCATCGTGCGCATCGCGTTCGACCGCCCGGAGGTGCGCAACGCGTTTCGCCCGCACACCGTCGACGAGCTCTACCGCGCCCTCGATCACGCCCGGCGCGACCCGTCGGTGGGCACGGTGCTGCTCACCGGCAACGGCCCGAGTGCGAAGGACGGCGGCTGGGCGTTTTGCTCGGGTGGCGACCAGCGCATCCGCGGCCGCTCCGGATACCAGTACGCCACCGATTCGGGCGAGGTGGACACCGCGCGCGTCAAAGCCGAAGGCGGCCGCCTGCACATTCTCGAAGTCCAGCGCCTCATCCGCACCATGCCGAAGGTGGTCATCGCCGTGGTCAACGGCTGGGCGGCCGGCGGCGGGCACTCGCTGCACGTCGTGTGCGACCTGACCATCGCGTCGCGCCAGGAGGCCCGCTTCAAGCAGACCGACGCCGACGTCGGCTCCTTCGACGCCGGCTACGGCTCCGCCTACCTGGCCAAGATGGTGGGGCAAAAGTTCGCCCGCGAGATCTTCTTCCTCGGCCGAACCTATTCCGCCGAGGAGATGCAGCGCATGGGCGCGGTCAACATCGTCGCCGGCCACGGGCGCCTGGAGGAGGAGGCCATCGCCGTCGCGCGCGAGATTAACGGCAAGTCCCCCACCGCGCAGCGCATGCTCAAGTTCGCCTTCAACCTTGCCGACGACGGGCTCATGGGCCAGCAGGTCTTCGCCGGCGAAGCCACCCGCCTGGCGTACATGACGGACGAGGCCGTGGAGGGCCGCGACTCCTTCCTTGGCAAACGCGCGCCGAACTGGGACGACTTTCCGTACTACTACTAG
- a CDS encoding FeoA family protein, with amino-acid sequence MDVPVGAQAIIGNHSSDPATARRLRELGMRPGASVTVVQKTSGGGRVVRVGSTRYALGAQALRSIAVAAA; translated from the coding sequence ATCGACGTTCCCGTCGGCGCCCAGGCCATCATCGGCAACCACTCCTCCGACCCCGCTACCGCCCGGCGGCTGCGGGAGCTGGGCATGCGCCCCGGGGCCAGCGTCACCGTCGTGCAGAAGACTTCGGGCGGCGGGCGCGTCGTCCGCGTCGGTTCCACCCGCTACGCGCTCGGCGCGCAGGCGCTGCGCTCGATCGCCGTCGCCGCCG